A genomic region of Enterococcus sp. 12C11_DIV0727 contains the following coding sequences:
- a CDS encoding GH25 family lysozyme — protein sequence MKKVLLNLVFACLGGAVLFSTSTQVFAQDRMINDTNNHVMGNNVKKAEQSSKSRQTSLPYTQEHLPRADFIDISSWNGEISVDAYKKMNAQGVKGVVVKLTEYTTYKNPFAKIQIENAKKAGLTVSTYHYSWFVDEQKAVEEANYFADFTQELGLNPETIMVNDAEEGEMIPADVTITSTAFKNQLNKRGFNHVIHYSMASWFTNNWLEFPVLGKENSWVAEWPKSPSNENLLHSDTAAWQWSSQVEFAGVTGVFDANVDYLGRFISTLEFKLGTDLNPIQYYQGEEVMYQGKKYTVIQTHKNYGEPCGVPGIAEALFAVKN from the coding sequence ATGAAAAAAGTGTTATTGAATTTAGTGTTTGCATGCTTAGGCGGTGCGGTATTATTTTCTACTAGTACACAAGTGTTTGCACAAGACAGAATGATCAACGATACCAATAATCATGTTATGGGAAATAATGTAAAGAAGGCCGAGCAGTCTAGCAAAAGCCGACAAACTTCATTACCATACACACAAGAGCATCTTCCAAGAGCGGATTTTATCGATATTTCTTCTTGGAATGGTGAAATATCTGTAGATGCATACAAAAAAATGAATGCTCAAGGGGTTAAAGGAGTAGTCGTAAAATTGACAGAATACACGACTTATAAAAATCCTTTTGCTAAGATTCAAATTGAAAATGCTAAAAAAGCAGGACTGACAGTGTCAACGTATCATTATTCTTGGTTTGTGGATGAGCAAAAAGCGGTGGAAGAAGCCAATTACTTTGCGGACTTTACGCAAGAACTTGGGTTAAATCCAGAAACGATCATGGTCAATGATGCAGAAGAAGGGGAAATGATTCCGGCAGACGTTACAATCACATCGACAGCTTTTAAAAACCAACTAAATAAACGCGGGTTTAATCATGTGATCCATTATAGTATGGCTAGCTGGTTTACGAACAATTGGTTGGAATTTCCAGTTTTAGGCAAGGAAAATAGTTGGGTTGCAGAATGGCCAAAATCACCGTCGAATGAGAACTTGTTACATTCAGATACGGCAGCATGGCAATGGAGTTCTCAGGTAGAATTTGCAGGGGTGACGGGTGTATTTGATGCCAATGTAGATTATCTTGGTCGTTTTATTTCTACACTTGAGTTTAAGTTGGGAACAGATTTGAATCCGATTCAGTATTATCAAGGGGAAGAAGTTATGTATCAAGGAAAAAAATATACTGTAATCCAAACGCATAAGAATTATGGCGAACCTTGTGGAGTGCCAGGAATTGCTGAAGCGTTGTTTGCGGTGAAGAATTGA